The following proteins come from a genomic window of Panicum hallii strain FIL2 chromosome 8, PHallii_v3.1, whole genome shotgun sequence:
- the LOC112903571 gene encoding uncharacterized protein LOC112903571, with amino-acid sequence MDVGDGRQRGGADAEEEEVAWKAPAAMVLVQLFNTGMVLLSKVAIGGGMFVLALLAYRSLFGAAIILPLALLRERGKWKEMDWHAAGWIFLNAFIGYAVPMSLYYYGLQDTTASYAIIFLNIIPLTTFILSFVLRMEALHIRSMVGWLKITGVLLSVGGTMIISLYKGEVLHLWNPILHHHNEEHVDVASHQLRGTILLSKVLKVYPYKYWSSMATCLVGGFQTAFAGVIVRRDKDAWKIGWDINLLTIVYSGALATAGKYSLNSWAVAKKGPSYPPMFSPLSVVFTVVLGSIFIGDDITVGSLIGTTLVIVGTYVFLWAKANELPENSTASRAATSLRRSLTSSGSGAIKPWAARTRPEIVGEHLTEDLDRHQPSPDRPIAMDVGDGRQHGGADAEEEEVAWKAPAAMVLVQLFHTGMVLLSKVAIGGGMFVLALLAYRSLFGAAIILPLALLRERGKWKEMDWHAAGWIFLNAFIGYAVPMSLYYYGLQDTTASYAIIFLNIIPLTTFILSFVLRLEALHIRSMVGWLKITGVLLSVGGTMIISLYKGEVLHLWNPILHHHNEEHVDVASHQLRGKILLSKVLKVYPYKYWSSMATCLVGGFQTAFAGVIVRRDKDAWKIGWDINLLTIVYSGALATAGKYSLNSWAVAKKGPSYPPMFSPLSVVFTVVLGSIFIGDDITVGSLIGTTLVIVGTYVFLWAKANELPEK; translated from the exons ATGGACGTTGGAGACGGGCGCcagcgcggcggcgcggacgcggaggaggaggaggtggcgtGGAAGGCGCCGGCAGCGATGGTGCTGGTGCAGTTATTCAACACGGGGATGGTGCTGCTGTCCAAGGTGGCCATCGGCGGCGGCATGTTCGTCCTCGCGCTCCTCGCCTACCGCAGCCTCTTCGGCGCCgccatcatcctccccctcgcGCTCCTCCGTGAGAG GGGGAAGTGGAAAGAGATGGACTGGCACGCTGCTGGATGGATCTTCCTTAATGCATTCATCGG ATATGCTGTACCAATGAGCCTATACTACTATGGCCTGCAAGACACAACTGCATCCTAcgccatcatattcctgaacaTAATTCCTCTGACAACCTTCATCCTCTCCTTCGTTCTCAG AATGGAGGCACTGCACATCAGAAGCATGGTAGGATGGCTTAAGATCACGGGAGTTTTGCTCTCTGTCGGGGGCACAATGATCATCAGCCTATACAAGGGAGAGGTTTTACATCTCTGGAACCCTATCCTTCACCATCACAATGAAGAGCATGTGGATGTCGCAAGTCATCAGCTGCGTGGAACGATCCTGTTG TCCAAGGTTCTCAAGGTGTATCCATACAAATACTGGTCATCCATGGCGACGTGCTTGGTTGGAGGGTTTCAGACTGCATTTGCAGGAGTTATAGTGAGGAGGGACAAGGACGCCTGGAAGATAGGATGGGACATAAACCTTCTGACCATTGTGTACTCG GGGGCACTTGCAACTGCTGGAAAATATAGCTTGAACTCGTGGGCTGTGGCTAAGAAAGGCCCGTCATATCCTCCCATGTTCAGCCCATTATCTGTAGTCTTTACTGTTGTGCTGGGCTCCATTTTCATAGGTGACGACATCACTGTGGGAAG CCTCATTGGGACAACTCTGGTGATTGTTGGGACCTACGTCTTCCTCTGGGCCAAAGCAAACGAGCTACCTGAAAA TTCGACGGCGTCGCGGGCAGCGACGTCCCTCCGGCGATCTCTGACATCGTCCGGGTCCGGCGCGATCAAGCCGTGGGCTGCTCGAACGCGGCCGGAGATCGTCGGAGAGCATCTAACAGAAGATCTCGATCGACACCAGCCGTCTCCTGACAGACCGATCGCGATGGACGTTGGAGACGGGCGCCAGCACGGCGGCGCggacgcggaggaggaggaggtggcgtGGAAGGCGCCGGCAGCGATGGTGCTGGTGCAGTTATTCCACACGGGGATGGTGCTGCTGTCCAAGGTGGCCATCGGCGGCGGCATGTTCGTCCTCGCGCTCCTCGCCTACCGCAGCCTCTTCGGCGCCgccatcatcctccccctcgcGCTCCTCCGTGAGAG GGGGAAGTGGAAAGAGATGGACTGGCACGCTGCTGGATGGATCTTCCTCAATGCATTCATCGG ATATGCTGTACCAATGAGCCTATACTACTATGGCCTGCAAGACACAACTGCATCCTAcgccatcatattcctgaacaTAATTCCTCTGACAACCTTCATCCTCTCCTTCGTTCTCAG ATTGGAGGCACTGCACATCAGAAGCATGGTAGGATGGCTTAAGATCACGGGAGTTTTGCTCTCTGTCGGGGGCACAATGATCATCAGCCTATACAAGGGAGAGGTTTTACATCTCTGGAACCCTATCCTTCACCATCACAATGAAGAGCATGTGGATGTCGCAAGTCATCAGCTGCGTGGAAAGATCCTGTTG TCCAAGGTTCTCAAGGTGTATCCATACAAATACTGGTCATCCATGGCGACGTGCTTGGTTGGAGGGTTTCAGACTGCATTTGCAGGAGTTATAGTGAGGAGGGACAAGGACGCCTGGAAGATAGGATGGGACATAAACCTTCTGACCATTGTGTACTCG GGGGCACTTGCAACTGCTGGAAAATATAGCTTGAACTCGTGGGCTGTGGCTAAGAAAGGCCCGTCATATCCTCCCATGTTCAGCCCATTATCTGTAGTCTTTACTGTTGTGCTGGGCTCCATTTTCATAGGTGACGACATCACTGTGGGAAG CCTCATTGGGACAACTCTGGTGATTGTTGGGACCTACGTCTTCCTCTGGGCCAAAGCAAACGAGCTACCTGAAAAGTAA